From Streptomyces mirabilis, a single genomic window includes:
- a CDS encoding winged helix-turn-helix domain-containing protein, with protein sequence MTLPLEDDSRPPYLQAAEVLRAGIQTGEYARGSRLPSARVLQARFGVSSSTVQNALRVLKQEGIVYSVLGRGSYVSTTHPGLPPAPRTESSPVANDVIDEEHDPRPPYVRTADLLREEIRSGSFEPGGRLPSARELQDRFGIANSTAQNAVRVLKREGLVYAVKGKGVFIRRSAQQDAPHPGETDHSAQPGFHARPRTDEELAADLAAAEQRLARAADAYTAAGAQLDALTREALRRGMPMPTAARPGSQPLSPRVGV encoded by the coding sequence ATGACATTGCCGCTGGAAGACGATTCGAGGCCGCCCTATCTCCAGGCGGCCGAGGTGCTGCGCGCCGGGATCCAGACCGGGGAGTACGCCCGCGGGAGCCGACTGCCGTCGGCGCGGGTACTTCAGGCGCGGTTCGGAGTCTCCAGCTCGACGGTGCAAAACGCGCTGCGGGTCTTGAAGCAGGAAGGCATCGTCTACTCCGTGCTCGGGCGGGGCAGCTACGTCAGCACCACACACCCCGGCCTCCCGCCGGCGCCCCGGACGGAGTCCTCCCCCGTCGCCAACGACGTGATCGACGAGGAACACGACCCCAGACCCCCCTACGTCCGTACGGCAGACCTGCTCAGGGAGGAGATTCGGTCCGGCAGCTTCGAACCGGGCGGGCGGCTTCCCTCCGCGCGCGAACTCCAAGACCGCTTCGGGATCGCCAACTCGACCGCACAGAACGCGGTGCGCGTGCTCAAACGCGAGGGCCTGGTCTACGCGGTCAAGGGCAAGGGCGTGTTCATCCGCCGCTCCGCACAGCAGGACGCGCCCCACCCGGGTGAGACGGACCATTCAGCACAGCCTGGCTTTCACGCGCGACCGCGAACCGATGAAGAACTCGCCGCAGACCTGGCCGCCGCCGAGCAACGTCTCGCGCGCGCCGCCGACGCCTACACCGCGGCTGGTGCCCAGCTCGACGCCCTCACCCGCGAGGCCCTGCGCCGCGGCATGCCCATGCCGACCGCAGCGCGACCGGGTTCGCAACCCCTCTCACCCCGCGTCGGGGTCTGA
- a CDS encoding immunity 49 family protein translates to MEISNAPRHPVNQQRLDQALGDKTDRVQERFEDVYQRGFPMRVMLEELGHELLDHVAARTIQDPDLDDERTRLALVTAAECRLGVLDRGCFPHGDWAIPLPLTGTRLTSEELDYDEMHDATDTVTARTWVDAFDICVSSGLVRDWERVIGLLLRNDFAPALRNSLPHAGRDSVSDSADLAQMDALCGYLTPARGHLPRDWPQVTLTKPSTDERLDAALALDAAHAVSPDQRLLRVLLRDDQSAFERALDERLAQHRVGVGENPAPGSLLPFGAIALAALAVQAHGWDLRTRSAYLPTSLLKPPTPVGS, encoded by the coding sequence ATGGAGATCAGCAACGCGCCACGCCACCCCGTGAACCAGCAGCGCCTCGACCAGGCCCTCGGCGACAAGACGGACCGTGTCCAGGAGCGTTTCGAGGACGTCTATCAGCGTGGCTTTCCGATGCGCGTGATGCTCGAGGAACTCGGCCACGAGCTGCTCGACCACGTCGCAGCGCGCACCATCCAGGACCCCGACCTCGACGACGAGCGCACTCGCCTCGCCCTGGTCACCGCTGCTGAATGCCGCCTGGGCGTGCTGGACCGGGGCTGCTTTCCCCACGGCGACTGGGCGATCCCCTTGCCTTTGACCGGGACGCGTCTGACCAGCGAGGAGCTGGACTATGACGAGATGCACGACGCGACCGACACGGTCACCGCCCGCACATGGGTCGACGCCTTCGATATCTGCGTCTCCAGCGGTCTGGTGCGGGACTGGGAACGGGTGATCGGTCTGCTCCTGCGCAACGACTTCGCGCCCGCACTGCGCAACAGCCTGCCCCACGCCGGCCGGGACTCCGTCTCCGATTCGGCCGACCTCGCGCAAATGGACGCCCTGTGCGGCTACCTGACCCCGGCCCGCGGTCACCTGCCCCGAGACTGGCCACAGGTGACGCTGACCAAGCCATCGACGGACGAGCGACTGGACGCGGCCCTCGCCTTGGACGCGGCCCACGCCGTGAGTCCCGACCAGCGCCTGCTGCGCGTCCTGCTCCGCGACGATCAGAGCGCCTTCGAGCGGGCCTTGGACGAACGACTGGCGCAGCACCGTGTCGGCGTCGGTGAGAATCCCGCGCCCGGGAGTCTGCTTCCCTTTGGCGCGATCGCCTTGGCCGCACTCGCCGTGCAGGCGCATGGCTGGGACCTGCGGACCAGGTCCGCCTACCTTCCGACCTCGCTGCTGAAGCCGCCTACCCCTGTCGGCTCCTGA
- a CDS encoding WhiB family transcriptional regulator: protein MVGDEQETWGEHAICRTADPDELFVDGAAQNRAKALCTGCPVRTECLAHALDKRIEHGVWGGMTERERRSLLRRRPLVTSWRRLLEAARSEHERIVRSDDQQPWNATG, encoded by the coding sequence ATGGTCGGGGATGAACAGGAGACCTGGGGCGAACACGCGATCTGCCGAACCGCAGATCCGGACGAACTCTTCGTCGACGGCGCGGCCCAGAACCGGGCCAAGGCTCTGTGCACCGGCTGCCCGGTGCGCACCGAGTGCCTCGCCCATGCCCTCGACAAACGCATCGAGCACGGCGTCTGGGGAGGCATGACCGAGCGTGAACGGCGCTCCCTCCTGCGACGCCGGCCGCTGGTCACCTCCTGGCGCCGCCTGCTCGAAGCGGCCCGATCAGAACATGAGCGCATCGTCCGGTCCGACGACCAGCAGCCCTGGAACGCCACGGGGTGA